One window of the Chryseotalea sp. WA131a genome contains the following:
- the ruvA gene encoding Holliday junction branch migration protein RuvA: protein MIAYIKGKLVHKAPSYAIVEVNGIGYHVQISLNTFAEIKDKEDIRLSTHFHVREDAHVLFGFATEAEKHMFGHLISVNGVGPSTALVVLSYLPPEELRQAIVREDAAALQSVKGIGGKTAQRLILELRDKMKKEGEETLSNTGMVRNTVRHEALSALITLGIAKPAAEKSVDTVLKRVGNTISLEELVKQALKNA, encoded by the coding sequence ATGATTGCTTACATAAAAGGTAAACTCGTTCACAAGGCTCCATCCTACGCCATTGTAGAGGTAAATGGCATTGGCTACCATGTACAAATTTCGCTCAACACCTTTGCGGAGATCAAAGACAAAGAAGACATACGGCTCTCCACCCACTTTCACGTGCGCGAAGATGCCCACGTGCTGTTCGGATTTGCCACCGAAGCCGAGAAGCACATGTTTGGTCACCTTATTTCGGTGAACGGAGTGGGCCCCAGCACAGCTTTGGTGGTGTTATCCTATTTACCACCCGAAGAATTGCGACAAGCCATTGTGCGCGAAGATGCAGCCGCCCTGCAATCGGTAAAAGGAATTGGTGGCAAAACCGCCCAGCGATTGATATTGGAACTGCGCGATAAAATGAAGAAAGAAGGGGAAGAAACTCTCTCAAATACAGGTATGGTACGCAATACGGTGCGGCACGAGGCGTTATCTGCCTTGATTACCTTAGGGATTGCCAAACCTGCTGCGGAAAAGAGTGTGGATACTGTGCTAAAAAGGGTTGGAAATACCATTAGTTTGGAGGAGCTTGTAAAGCAAGCATTAAAAAACGCCTAA
- a CDS encoding LysM peptidoglycan-binding domain-containing protein yields the protein MIKLLFATFLFTADADSLRLETINGKQFIIHQIEAKETLYSISRRYGVQVTAIIESNDQSGGSLAVGQLLKVPYVPKSKNTKPTEPTTVSAMKSAHALHIVAAKETLYSIAQQYSLSVDQLKQWNNLTADELKLGQSLIVIQPKYQSTAAPITKTPSEVPAMKGAGAMHTVAAKETLYSISRQYNISVTQLKQWNNLTSDELKLDQQLIVVQPKHSTTAIAVTSTPTNTAPTTNVSPTNSSSTTTTIRISEKVMGADEVKEEGNGDLMSGTESSRKYLAFHRTAKIGSVLKVRNQQNNREVFVRVVGPMPADATADLAIRISKAAFNRLEAAEGKFKAEITYYQ from the coding sequence ATGATTAAACTACTTTTTGCAACCTTTTTGTTTACAGCCGATGCCGATTCGTTGCGTTTAGAAACCATTAACGGCAAACAGTTTATTATTCACCAAATTGAAGCAAAAGAGACACTTTATTCAATTTCGAGAAGATATGGTGTGCAGGTAACAGCCATTATTGAGAGCAACGATCAATCGGGAGGTTCGTTGGCAGTAGGTCAATTATTGAAAGTGCCCTACGTACCAAAATCTAAAAACACTAAGCCTACTGAGCCAACTACTGTTTCGGCCATGAAATCGGCTCACGCCTTGCATATTGTGGCGGCAAAAGAAACCTTGTATTCCATTGCGCAGCAATATTCTCTTTCGGTCGACCAATTAAAACAATGGAACAACTTGACTGCCGATGAACTAAAGCTTGGTCAGTCATTGATCGTGATCCAACCAAAATATCAATCGACTGCCGCACCGATTACAAAAACACCTTCGGAAGTACCTGCGATGAAAGGCGCAGGCGCCATGCACACCGTGGCGGCCAAAGAAACGCTTTATTCTATTTCGCGTCAATACAACATTTCGGTAACGCAATTGAAGCAATGGAATAATTTAACAAGCGATGAACTGAAACTCGATCAACAACTGATTGTAGTGCAGCCGAAGCATTCAACCACCGCTATTGCGGTCACCTCTACACCAACCAATACTGCACCTACCACCAACGTATCACCAACAAACTCATCATCAACTACAACTACCATTCGCATTTCAGAAAAAGTAATGGGTGCTGATGAAGTAAAGGAAGAAGGCAATGGCGATTTAATGAGTGGTACTGAAAGCAGTCGTAAGTATTTGGCTTTCCACCGCACGGCCAAGATTGGGTCGGTATTGAAAGTAAGAAACCAACAAAACAACAGGGAAGTATTTGTGCGGGTAGTGGGGCCTATGCCAGCAGATGCAACAGCCGATTTAGCAATACGTATTTCAAAAGCAGCCTTTAACCGGTTGGAAGCAGCCGAAGGAAAATTTAAAGCGGAGATTACATACTATCAATAG
- a CDS encoding GWxTD domain-containing protein, which yields MESEAISVVNTEAIQKNYPAKIAELLNFIVVNASYLSSIDFRTVMKRSLFYACLLFSFQTSGQAITGLNFSHWYNPQNEVSLQLNLVRETNQWMVHYQLKSLAPGVERYTITWEKRLSFSSRDVLSVNEKDSVTVSNANQRKGQLIFAPSPKPWLLLAKVVNNETQKAWYYYQFMDPIYPTSGWLEDENGWISDHFATFKKRYTLSNQSGKIIYVSFYNREFSAPLPPFSEKAIPTDQFLFHDSTFKIAPGGSFIPKRIGLYLFQQDTVAADGFALRVLDESYPKLAKIDDLIWPLLFITTPDEFKQLVGAKGDKPKFDKVILDITRDKDRARNFMRSYFQRVELANRYFSSFKEGWKTDRGMIYTVFGVPDEVSKNQGNEVWYYRGTNSRFTFVKAGSIYDADNYVLLRDKRFMEAWYSTIDLWRKSRF from the coding sequence ATGGAGTCAGAAGCGATTTCGGTGGTAAATACAGAGGCCATTCAAAAAAATTATCCTGCAAAAATAGCCGAATTGCTTAATTTTATCGTTGTAAACGCAAGTTACTTGAGCAGCATCGATTTTCGCACAGTTATGAAGAGAAGCCTATTCTATGCTTGTCTCCTTTTTTCCTTTCAGACAAGTGGTCAGGCCATTACCGGCTTGAATTTTAGCCATTGGTATAATCCACAAAATGAAGTGTCGCTACAATTGAACTTGGTACGCGAAACCAATCAATGGATGGTTCACTATCAATTGAAAAGTTTGGCTCCCGGTGTGGAGCGCTATACCATCACCTGGGAGAAACGTTTATCCTTTTCTTCGCGCGATGTGCTGTCGGTAAATGAAAAGGATTCGGTGACGGTCAGCAACGCCAATCAACGAAAAGGGCAATTGATTTTTGCCCCATCGCCTAAGCCGTGGCTGTTGTTGGCAAAAGTGGTGAACAATGAAACGCAAAAAGCGTGGTACTATTACCAATTCATGGATCCCATTTACCCAACTTCAGGTTGGCTGGAAGATGAGAACGGTTGGATCTCAGATCATTTTGCTACATTCAAAAAACGCTACACCCTTAGCAATCAATCTGGAAAAATAATCTACGTTTCATTTTATAATCGAGAATTTAGCGCTCCTTTACCACCTTTCTCGGAAAAGGCAATACCCACCGATCAGTTTTTATTTCATGATTCTACTTTTAAGATTGCCCCTGGCGGGTCGTTTATTCCCAAGCGAATCGGTTTGTATCTTTTTCAGCAAGATACAGTGGCAGCCGATGGATTTGCTCTGAGAGTATTGGATGAAAGTTATCCAAAACTCGCCAAGATTGATGACTTGATTTGGCCGTTGCTGTTCATCACCACCCCTGATGAATTTAAGCAGTTGGTAGGTGCCAAGGGCGATAAACCAAAATTTGATAAAGTCATTTTAGACATTACGCGAGACAAAGACCGTGCTCGAAATTTTATGCGCAGTTATTTTCAACGTGTAGAGTTGGCCAACCGTTATTTCAGTTCTTTTAAAGAAGGATGGAAAACCGATCGCGGCATGATCTATACCGTTTTTGGGGTTCCTGATGAAGTTTCTAAAAATCAAGGGAATGAAGTGTGGTATTACCGTGGCACCAATTCACGTTTCACCTTTGTGAAAGCAGGCAGCATTTATGATGCCGACAATTATGTATTGCTTCGGGATAAACGTTTTATGGAGGCGTGGTACAGCACCATTGATTTATGGCGCAAAAGCCGCTTTTAA
- a CDS encoding helix-turn-helix domain-containing protein, with amino-acid sequence MKLKPVKTKKDYQAALARLEFIFDAKKGSAEGDELEILGILIDQYENEHFPIDLPDPIEAIKFRMEQLGYTQSDLAKVVGLKSRASEILSKKRKLSLDMIRQIHDKLNISTDVLIQVY; translated from the coding sequence ATGAAACTAAAACCGGTAAAGACGAAAAAAGATTACCAAGCAGCACTGGCACGATTGGAATTTATTTTCGATGCCAAAAAAGGAAGCGCGGAAGGGGACGAGCTCGAAATCTTGGGCATTCTGATTGACCAATATGAAAATGAACATTTTCCAATTGATTTGCCCGATCCGATTGAAGCCATTAAGTTTAGAATGGAGCAGCTTGGATATACGCAAAGCGACTTAGCAAAAGTGGTTGGTTTGAAAAGCAGGGCAAGCGAAATTTTAAGTAAGAAAAGAAAATTATCGCTTGATATGATTAGACAAATCCATGATAAATTGAATATCTCAACAGATGTTTTAATACAGGTTTATTAA
- a CDS encoding class I SAM-dependent methyltransferase, with protein sequence MASVFTTEIASDSIASDNPIHQRLLKAYVLTADYVHGDLLEVGCGEGRGINWLLPKVNSFAAIDKIDTIIEVLRNQFPNVKFTSDFIPPLRAYADNSFDWVVSFQVIEHIQEDGFFLKEIHRVLKPGGRALLTTPNRPMSLSRNPWHIREYTAEELTQLAKKYFSHVSMKGITGNEKVMQYYEQNKQSVNRLMRWDVFNLQYKLPASILRIPYELLNRLNRNKLKGGASELVQSIQHQDYLLAEDASTALDLFLEVRK encoded by the coding sequence ATGGCCTCTGTATTTACCACCGAAATCGCTTCTGACTCCATTGCTTCTGATAACCCCATCCATCAACGCTTGCTAAAAGCGTATGTATTGACCGCAGACTATGTGCATGGCGATCTGTTGGAGGTTGGCTGTGGCGAAGGCCGCGGCATCAACTGGTTGTTGCCAAAAGTAAATTCCTTTGCCGCCATTGATAAGATAGATACGATCATCGAAGTACTGAGAAATCAGTTCCCCAACGTAAAATTCACTTCTGATTTTATACCTCCGCTGCGTGCGTATGCCGACAACTCCTTTGATTGGGTAGTAAGTTTTCAGGTAATCGAGCACATCCAAGAAGACGGATTCTTTTTGAAAGAAATACATCGGGTATTAAAACCAGGTGGGCGCGCTTTGTTAACCACGCCCAACCGACCGATGTCACTGTCGCGAAACCCGTGGCATATCCGTGAATACACGGCTGAAGAGCTGACTCAATTGGCGAAAAAATACTTTTCACATGTGAGCATGAAAGGCATTACCGGAAACGAAAAAGTGATGCAGTACTACGAGCAAAACAAGCAATCGGTAAACCGCTTGATGCGGTGGGACGTTTTCAATTTACAATACAAATTACCTGCTTCCATTTTGCGCATTCCCTATGAATTACTCAACCGACTTAACCGCAATAAACTAAAAGGTGGTGCCAGCGAATTGGTGCAGAGCATTCAGCATCAAGATTACTTACTGGCAGAAGATGCTTCCACAGCACTGGACTTATTTTTGGAGGTGAGAAAGTAG
- a CDS encoding M28 family peptidase, with amino-acid sequence MKKLITPFVLLLSIWASAQNATVSKYASIIKEVELKENLSILASDALEGRKTGTRGQKMAAAFISNYFSELGLSAPVNGSYYMPIELYSIKPGDIYVKTGTTNYSNFGEIMYLGSADSGGEIAAEIIFAGNGSEADLAYLDVKDKAVAILSEPLSFNILSGLRKLVATVRDKGAKMVFVIPQGKQDEFKMFAGQMQGYSSGGNLSLEKPNPNSPNKGIFFLSPEAAEKVFSTTLVKLQDAAKADVAKKALKKIKPAKLSYQVSMASSIVKSENILGFMEGTDKKDEVVVITSHYDHIGKNDGTTGDQINNGADDDGSGTVSVLQIAKAFTQAKKEGKGPRRSILFMTVTGEEQGLFGSEYYSEHPVFPLANTVVDINIDMIGRRDPEHKGKPDYVYVIGADKLSSELHEINERNNKTYEKLDFDYLYNDENHPTNLYKRSDHWNFAKKGIPIVFFFDGIHEDYHQVSDEVSKIEFDLLAKRARTAFYTAWEIANRDNRLLVDKK; translated from the coding sequence ATGAAAAAATTGATTACCCCTTTTGTTCTGTTGCTCTCTATTTGGGCAAGTGCCCAAAATGCTACCGTGAGCAAATATGCAAGCATCATTAAAGAGGTTGAGTTGAAAGAAAATCTTTCCATTCTTGCTTCCGATGCACTGGAAGGTCGCAAGACCGGCACACGTGGGCAGAAAATGGCCGCAGCATTTATCAGTAATTATTTTAGTGAATTGGGTTTAAGTGCACCCGTGAATGGTTCGTACTACATGCCCATCGAATTGTACTCGATCAAGCCCGGTGATATTTATGTGAAGACGGGTACCACCAACTATTCCAACTTTGGCGAAATCATGTATTTGGGCTCCGCTGATAGTGGAGGAGAGATTGCTGCTGAAATTATTTTTGCTGGAAATGGCTCTGAAGCAGACTTGGCATACCTTGACGTAAAAGATAAAGCAGTTGCTATTTTAAGCGAGCCATTGTCGTTTAACATTTTATCGGGCTTGCGGAAATTGGTAGCAACAGTGCGCGATAAAGGGGCAAAAATGGTTTTTGTCATTCCGCAAGGAAAGCAAGATGAATTTAAAATGTTTGCAGGGCAGATGCAAGGCTATTCATCAGGCGGTAATCTGTCATTGGAAAAACCTAATCCAAACAGTCCTAACAAAGGCATTTTCTTTTTGAGCCCCGAAGCTGCAGAAAAAGTTTTTTCAACCACGCTTGTAAAATTGCAAGATGCTGCCAAGGCCGATGTGGCCAAAAAAGCGTTGAAGAAAATCAAGCCAGCAAAACTTAGCTATCAGGTTAGCATGGCTTCTTCCATCGTAAAATCAGAAAACATATTGGGTTTCATGGAAGGCACCGACAAAAAAGACGAAGTAGTGGTGATCACTTCGCACTACGACCACATTGGTAAAAACGATGGCACTACGGGCGATCAAATCAACAACGGTGCTGACGATGATGGCTCGGGCACGGTGAGTGTACTTCAAATTGCCAAGGCATTTACCCAAGCCAAGAAAGAAGGCAAAGGCCCCCGCAGAAGCATTTTGTTTATGACGGTGACAGGCGAGGAGCAAGGATTGTTCGGCTCTGAATATTATTCTGAGCACCCCGTTTTTCCGTTGGCCAATACGGTTGTGGATATTAACATTGATATGATTGGCAGACGTGACCCCGAGCACAAAGGCAAACCCGATTATGTGTATGTGATTGGTGCCGATAAATTATCCAGCGAGTTGCACGAGATCAACGAGCGCAATAACAAAACATACGAGAAGTTAGATTTCGATTATTTGTACAATGATGAAAACCATCCTACCAATTTGTACAAGCGTTCTGATCATTGGAATTTTGCCAAGAAGGGAATTCCCATTGTATTTTTCTTTGATGGCATCCACGAAGACTACCACCAAGTGAGCGATGAGGTGAGCAAAATTGAGTTTGACTTATTGGCCAAACGCGCGCGCACCGCATTTTATACTGCGTGGGAAATTGCCAATCGTGATAACCGACTACTGGTGGACAAGAAGTAG
- a CDS encoding RNA-binding transcriptional accessory protein, translated as MEKVIEKENIERWVKQSAQQFGLPIQNVKAVAELLAEGGTIPFIARYRKEKTGSMDEVMIANVRDRLEQLEELDKRKEAVIASIEKQGKLTPELLGLVVTAETLAELEDIYLPYRPKRKTRASAAKEKGLEPLAEKIFSQEKFDVDDFALAFVGEAKGVGSVADALAGARDIIAEQVSEHIDTRKKVRELFWSEGTVSSHLLKSKEAEGQKYKDYFEWSEPISKTPSHRLLAMRRGEKEGILSLTIAPPEELAIQAIERIHIKSENAASEQVKLAIADGYKRLLSPSLETEIRVESKMKADEEAIKVFASNLKELLLAAPLGQKNVLALDPGFRTGCKVVCLDKQSKLIHHDVVYPHNGQGEKTKAEALIKKLCDEYKIEAIAIGNGTASRETESFVKGIGLSNRILIVMVNESGASVYSASEAAREEFPDKDITVRGAVSIGRRLMDPLAELVKIDAKSIGVGQYQHDVDQIKLKQGLDDVVMNCVNSVGVEVNTASKELLSYVAGLSPALAKNIVEFRNQNGPFKSREELMQVNRFGEKVFEQAAGFLRISSSENPLDASAVHPESYPIVNQMATDVGCSMKELMTKAELRKQLQLEKYINEKVGLPTLQDILTELEKPGRDPRESFEVFSFTEGVNTVADLKIGMSLPGIVTNVTNFGAFVDIGVHQDGLVHISHLSDTFVKDPNKAVAVQQKVKVTVVEVDVERKRIGLSMKTNPFADQVVAETKPVKHQPKTKPVPSTQSIQRRHDVPPAKPKAPELSMEEKLAMLMNKYKK; from the coding sequence ATGGAAAAAGTGATTGAGAAAGAAAACATCGAGCGTTGGGTAAAGCAAAGTGCACAGCAATTCGGGTTGCCTATTCAAAACGTAAAAGCTGTTGCCGAATTGTTGGCCGAAGGCGGCACCATACCGTTTATTGCGCGCTATCGCAAAGAAAAAACTGGCAGCATGGATGAAGTGATGATTGCTAACGTGCGCGATCGATTGGAACAACTAGAAGAACTGGATAAACGCAAGGAGGCAGTGATTGCCTCCATCGAAAAGCAAGGTAAACTAACACCCGAATTACTGGGTTTGGTAGTGACTGCTGAAACGCTAGCCGAACTGGAAGATATTTATTTACCGTATCGCCCCAAAAGAAAAACACGCGCCAGTGCTGCCAAAGAAAAAGGCTTGGAGCCCTTGGCAGAAAAAATTTTTTCGCAAGAAAAATTTGATGTCGATGATTTTGCCCTGGCGTTTGTGGGCGAAGCAAAAGGTGTAGGATCCGTTGCCGATGCGCTGGCCGGTGCGCGCGATATTATTGCCGAGCAAGTGAGCGAGCACATTGACACACGCAAAAAGGTGCGTGAGCTTTTTTGGAGCGAAGGCACGGTATCTTCGCATCTGCTTAAAAGCAAAGAAGCCGAAGGGCAGAAATACAAAGATTATTTTGAATGGAGTGAACCCATTTCAAAAACGCCTTCGCACCGCTTGTTGGCCATGCGCAGAGGCGAGAAGGAAGGGATTCTTTCGCTCACCATTGCACCACCCGAAGAGTTGGCCATTCAAGCCATCGAACGCATTCATATAAAATCCGAAAATGCTGCCAGCGAACAAGTGAAGCTCGCCATTGCCGATGGATACAAACGATTACTCAGCCCTTCGTTGGAAACAGAGATTCGGGTGGAATCAAAAATGAAAGCTGACGAAGAAGCCATTAAAGTGTTTGCCTCAAACCTGAAAGAACTTTTATTGGCAGCACCACTCGGTCAGAAAAATGTTTTGGCACTTGACCCGGGCTTTCGCACGGGGTGCAAAGTGGTATGCCTCGATAAGCAAAGCAAATTGATCCATCACGATGTAGTCTATCCACACAATGGCCAGGGCGAAAAAACAAAAGCAGAGGCATTAATCAAAAAATTGTGTGACGAATATAAAATTGAAGCGATCGCCATTGGCAACGGCACGGCCAGCCGCGAAACCGAATCTTTTGTAAAAGGCATTGGGTTGAGCAACCGCATTTTAATTGTGATGGTGAACGAGAGTGGTGCTTCGGTTTACTCCGCCTCCGAAGCAGCCCGTGAAGAATTTCCTGACAAGGACATTACCGTGCGAGGCGCGGTTTCGATCGGCAGGCGATTGATGGATCCATTGGCTGAGTTGGTGAAGATCGATGCCAAATCGATTGGCGTGGGCCAATACCAACACGATGTAGATCAAATTAAATTGAAGCAGGGCTTGGATGATGTGGTGATGAATTGTGTAAACTCGGTAGGTGTTGAAGTTAACACGGCCAGCAAAGAATTACTTTCATATGTAGCCGGGTTGAGCCCTGCATTGGCAAAAAATATTGTAGAATTCCGCAATCAAAACGGGCCGTTTAAAAGCCGCGAAGAGTTGATGCAAGTCAACCGCTTTGGTGAAAAAGTATTTGAACAAGCCGCAGGTTTTTTGCGCATTTCTTCTTCTGAAAATCCGTTGGATGCCAGTGCCGTACACCCTGAGAGTTATCCCATCGTTAATCAGATGGCAACTGATGTAGGCTGTAGCATGAAAGAGTTGATGACCAAAGCAGAGCTTCGCAAGCAATTGCAATTGGAAAAATACATCAACGAAAAAGTTGGCTTGCCCACGCTACAAGATATTTTAACAGAATTAGAAAAGCCCGGTCGCGACCCGCGTGAGTCGTTTGAGGTCTTTAGTTTTACCGAGGGTGTTAACACAGTGGCCGATCTAAAAATCGGAATGAGTTTGCCTGGTATTGTAACCAACGTAACCAACTTTGGAGCGTTTGTAGATATTGGCGTGCACCAAGATGGGTTGGTACACATCAGTCATTTGTCTGACACGTTTGTGAAAGACCCCAACAAGGCCGTGGCCGTTCAACAAAAAGTAAAAGTTACAGTAGTGGAAGTGGACGTTGAGCGCAAGCGCATTGGTTTATCGATGAAAACGAATCCGTTTGCAGACCAGGTCGTAGCTGAAACCAAACCAGTCAAACATCAGCCAAAAACTAAACCGGTTCCTTCAACTCAGAGCATTCAAAGGAGGCATGATGTGCCACCTGCCAAACCAAAAGCTCCTGAACTTTCAATGGAAGAGAAGTTGGCGATGCTGATGAATAAATATAAGAAGTAA
- a CDS encoding type II toxin-antitoxin system HigB family toxin, giving the protein MRVLSKPVLRDFWKKHPDCEEQLKSWYREAEKSEWKNTHDLKLEYPSASILGDNRVVFNIKGNSYRLIVKINFQYQMTWIRFVGTHKEYDKIDATKI; this is encoded by the coding sequence GTGAGAGTTCTTTCAAAGCCAGTACTTCGAGATTTTTGGAAAAAGCACCCCGATTGTGAGGAACAGCTTAAGTCGTGGTATCGAGAGGCGGAGAAAAGTGAATGGAAGAATACCCATGATTTAAAGTTGGAGTACCCCTCGGCAAGTATTTTAGGTGATAATAGGGTGGTATTTAATATTAAGGGCAATAGTTACAGACTAATTGTGAAAATTAACTTTCAATACCAAATGACTTGGATACGATTTGTGGGAACACACAAGGAATATGACAAGATAGATGCAACTAAAATTTGA
- a CDS encoding NADP-dependent malic enzyme, translating to MSIKIRRQDALDYHTQGQPGKIEVTPTKQLSSQLDLALAYSPGVAEPCKEIAANKEDVYKYTSKGNLVAVISNGTAVLGLGNIGPEAAKPVMEGKAVLFKKYAGIDSFDIEIDEEDPDAFIKIVKSLEPTFGGINLEDIKAPECFKIETELREKMNIPIMHDDQHGTAIISSAALLNALEIVGKKMSEIVLVVNGAGAAAVSCTKLYLALGLKKENLIMCDSKGVIHKNRPGLDVSKLEFATERKVTTLQEAVKGADVFVGLSVADILKQEDIRAMAKDPIVFALANPNPEIAYDLAKKSRPDVIMGTGRSDHPNQVNNVLGFPYIFRGALDVRATEINEEMKLAAVYALAALAKEPVPDIVFQAYGIDKIQFGREYLIPKPLDPRLITTVSPAVAKAAMDSGIAKKPISDWGQYHVDLLKRIGINQKLTSHIIDLAKKKPKRILFAEADHHKILKAAQILQDEEIAHPVLLGSRTEIQQLIQQHQLDLSGCEIIDPREEKELTKKYAEAYFEKRKRKGITMKEAERQMRDRNVFGAMMVEFGKADALISGLTKDYSKTILPSLQIIGMSEGVNRVAGMYIIMNKKGTFFFADCTVNVNPSADELVGIIGLAARGVKFFDIEPRVAVLSYSNFGSSKGEIPEKVQEAVRLAKQKYPELILDGDIQANVAFDTELQKEIYPFSALAKEGANTLIFPNLASGNIAYKLLMEIGGAEAIGPILLGMKKPVHVLQLGSSIRDIVNMAAIAVVDAQLHEKNEHLG from the coding sequence ATGTCTATAAAAATACGCAGGCAAGATGCCCTTGATTATCACACGCAAGGGCAGCCCGGAAAAATTGAAGTCACCCCCACTAAGCAACTTAGTTCGCAACTTGATTTAGCACTCGCCTATTCACCCGGTGTGGCCGAGCCTTGTAAAGAAATTGCTGCCAACAAAGAAGATGTTTACAAGTACACCAGTAAGGGAAACTTAGTAGCTGTTATCTCAAACGGAACGGCAGTACTTGGATTAGGCAATATTGGCCCCGAAGCCGCTAAACCCGTGATGGAAGGCAAAGCAGTGTTGTTTAAGAAATATGCCGGCATCGATAGTTTTGATATTGAAATAGATGAAGAAGATCCTGATGCCTTCATCAAAATTGTAAAATCGCTGGAGCCTACTTTTGGCGGCATCAATCTCGAAGACATCAAAGCACCCGAGTGTTTCAAGATCGAAACCGAATTGCGCGAGAAGATGAACATCCCCATCATGCACGATGACCAGCATGGAACGGCCATTATTTCAAGTGCTGCGCTGTTAAATGCATTAGAAATTGTGGGGAAAAAAATGAGTGAAATAGTGTTGGTGGTGAATGGAGCAGGGGCTGCGGCTGTATCGTGTACGAAGTTGTATCTCGCATTGGGGTTGAAAAAAGAAAACCTAATCATGTGCGATAGCAAAGGGGTGATTCATAAAAATCGACCTGGGTTAGATGTTTCTAAACTGGAATTTGCAACCGAACGGAAAGTGACCACGCTACAAGAAGCGGTGAAAGGGGCTGACGTTTTTGTAGGGCTTTCCGTAGCAGATATTTTAAAACAGGAAGATATTCGTGCCATGGCCAAAGATCCGATTGTATTTGCCTTGGCCAATCCCAATCCAGAAATCGCATACGACCTTGCCAAAAAATCTCGACCTGATGTGATCATGGGCACGGGCCGATCCGATCATCCCAATCAAGTAAATAATGTGCTGGGCTTTCCCTATATTTTTCGCGGTGCGCTCGATGTGCGTGCCACCGAGATCAACGAAGAAATGAAATTAGCTGCTGTGTATGCATTAGCTGCTTTGGCCAAAGAACCCGTACCTGATATCGTGTTTCAAGCGTACGGCATCGATAAAATCCAATTTGGACGTGAATACTTAATTCCCAAACCGCTCGACCCACGATTGATTACTACGGTATCTCCTGCTGTTGCAAAAGCGGCTATGGATTCGGGAATTGCTAAAAAACCGATATCCGATTGGGGGCAATATCATGTTGATTTGCTCAAGCGAATTGGCATCAATCAAAAATTAACTTCGCACATCATTGACCTGGCCAAGAAAAAACCAAAGCGCATTTTGTTTGCCGAGGCCGATCATCATAAAATCTTGAAAGCCGCTCAAATTCTTCAAGACGAAGAAATTGCACACCCTGTATTGTTGGGCAGTCGTACGGAAATACAACAATTGATTCAGCAGCATCAGTTAGACTTAAGCGGATGCGAAATCATTGACCCGCGCGAAGAGAAAGAACTGACTAAAAAATATGCGGAGGCTTACTTCGAAAAACGCAAACGCAAGGGCATTACAATGAAAGAAGCAGAACGTCAAATGCGAGACCGAAATGTGTTTGGCGCCATGATGGTGGAGTTCGGCAAAGCCGATGCACTGATCAGTGGATTGACAAAAGATTATTCGAAAACGATTTTGCCCTCGCTGCAAATCATTGGCATGAGCGAAGGTGTAAATCGAGTGGCCGGCATGTACATCATCATGAATAAAAAAGGAACATTCTTTTTTGCTGATTGCACAGTGAACGTAAATCCTTCTGCCGATGAATTAGTCGGCATTATTGGGTTGGCTGCCCGGGGCGTAAAGTTTTTTGATATTGAACCGCGCGTGGCGGTGTTATCTTATTCCAACTTCGGATCAAGCAAAGGAGAAATCCCCGAAAAAGTACAGGAGGCTGTGCGCTTGGCCAAACAAAAATATCCAGAATTGATTTTGGATGGCGACATACAAGCCAACGTAGCATTCGATACCGAATTGCAAAAAGAAATTTATCCCTTTAGTGCCTTGGCAAAAGAAGGTGCAAACACATTGATTTTTCCAAACCTTGCTTCTGGCAACATCGCCTATAAGTTGTTGATGGAGATTGGCGGGGCAGAAGCTATTGGGCCAATATTATTGGGAATGAAAAAACCTGTTCACGTACTTCAGCTTGGCAGTTCTATTCGTGATATTGTAAACATGGCGGCCATTGCCGTGGTGGATGCACAATTGCACGAAAAGAATGAACATCTTGGATAA